From Ictidomys tridecemlineatus isolate mIctTri1 chromosome 2, mIctTri1.hap1, whole genome shotgun sequence, the proteins below share one genomic window:
- the Wiz gene encoding protein Wiz isoform X17 produces the protein MAEVAFLTGSPILASAKPSPVPPPPPIGSAAVANFDPGTFSLMRCDFCGAGFDTRAGLSSHARAHLRDFGITNWELTVSPINILQELLATSAAELPPSPLGREPGGPPGSFLTSRRPRLPLTVPFPPTWAEDPGPAYGDAQSLTTCEVCGACFETRKGLSSHARSHLRQLGVAESESSGAPIDLLYELVKQKGLPDAPLGLPPGLTKKSNSPKELVSGATRPGLLALAKPLDAPAVNKAIKSPPGFSTKGLAHTPSSPLLKKAPLALTGSPTPKNPEDKSPQLSLSPRPTSPKAQWPQSEDEGPLNLTSGPEPARDIRCEFCGEFFENRKGLSSHARSHLRQMGVTEWYVNGSPIDTLREILKRRTQSRPGGPPHPPGPSPKSLAKVVGTGGPGSSLEARNPSDLHISPLAKKLPPPPGSPLGHSPAASPPPTARKMFPGLTATSLPKKLKPEQMRVEIKREMLPGALHGEPHPSEGPWGAPREDMTPLNLSSRAEPVRDIRCEFCGEFFENRKGLSSHARSHLRQMGVTEWSVNGSPIDTLREILKKKAKPCLIKKEPPAGDLAPALAEDGSPTVAPGPVQSPLPLSPLAGRPGKPGAGPAQVPRELSLTPITGAKPSATGYLSSVAAKRPLQEDRLLPAEVKAKTYIQTELPFKAKTLHEKTSHSSTEACCELCGLYFENRKALASHARAHLRQFGVTEWCVNGSPIETLSEWIKHRPQKVGAYRSYIQGGRPFTKKFRSAGHGRDNDKRPPLGLAPGGLALVGRSAGGEPGPEAGRAADSGERPLAASPPGTVKAEEHQRQNINKFERRQARPPDSTGVRGSEEANDLHQKLEEVRQPPPRVRPVPSLVPRPPQTSLVKFVGNIYTLKCRFCEVEFQGPLSIQEEWVRHLQRHILEMNFSKADPAPEEPQAPQAQTAAAEAP, from the exons TGGCCAACTTTGATCCTGGCACCTTCAGCTTAATGCGCTGTGACTTCTGTGGGGCTGGGTTTGATACTCGGGCCGGTCTCTCCAGCCATGCCCGGGCCCACCTGCGTGACTTTGGCATCACCAACTGGGAGCTCACCGTCTCGCCCATCAACATCCTCCAGGAGCTGCTGGCCACCTCGGCTGCTGAGTTGCCCCCCAGTCCCCTGGGCCGAGAGCCTGGCGGGCCACCTGGCAGCTTCCTGACCTCCCGTCGGCCTCGCTTACCTCTTACCGTGCCCTTCCCACCCACCTGGGCTGAGGACCCTGGGCCAGCCTACGGAGATG CCCAGAGCCTGACCACCTGTGAGGTCTGCGGCGCCTGCTTTGAGACCCGCAAGGGCCTGTCCAGCCACGCACGTTCCCACCTGCGACAGCTGGGTGTAGCAGAGTCGGAGAGCAGTGGTGCCCCCATCGACCTCCTCTACGAGCTGGTGAAGCAGAAAGGCCTGCCTGATGCTCCCCTTGGGCTGCCCCCAGGCCTAACTAAGAAGTCCAACTCGCCGAAAGAATTGGTCTCTGGGGCTACCCGGCCAGGTCTGCTTGCCCTGGCCAAGCCCTTGGATGCCCCTGCTGTCAACAAAGCCATCAAGTCTCCTCCTGGCTTCTCGACTAAAGGCCTGGCCCACACACCCAGCTCTCCGCTCCTCAAGAAGGCACCGCTGGCCCTGACGGGTTCCCCTACCCCCAAGAATCCTGAGGACAAGAGCCCCCAGCTGTCCCTGAGCCCCCGGCCGACCTCCCCAAAGGCACAGTGGCCCCAGTCTGAGGACGAGGGGCCCCTGAATCTCA cctccggCCCAGAACCAGCTCGAGACATCCGCTGTGAGTTCTGTGGTGAGTTCTTCGAGAACCGCAAGGGTCTGTCGAGCCATGCACGTTCCCACCTGCGGCAGATGGGCGTGACTGAGTGGTACGTCAATGGTTCGCCCATCGACACACTGAGGGAGATCCTGAAGAGACGGACCCAGTCTCGGCCAGGTGGACCCCCCCACCCACCAGGGCCTAGCCCAAAATCCCTGGCAAAGGTGGTGGGCACCGGAGGCCCTGGCAGCTCATTAGAAGCCCGCAACCCTTCGGACCTTCACATCTCACCTCTGGCTAAGAAGTTGCCACCACCACCAGGCAGCCCCCTGGGCCACTCACCAgctgcctctcctcctcccacgGCCCGGAAGATGTTCCCAGGCCTGACAGCAACCTCCCTGCCTAAGAAGCTGAAGCCTGAACAAATGCGGGTGGAGATCAAGCGGGAGATGCTGCCAGGGGCCCTTCATGGGGAGCCGCACCCATCTGAGGGTCCCTGGGGGGCGCCGAGGGAAGACATGACACCCTTGAACCTGT CGTCCCGGGCAGAGCCGGTGCGCGACATCCGCTGCGAGTTCTGCGGTGAGTTCTTCGAGAACCGCAAGGGCCTGTCGAGCCATGCACGCTCCCATCTACGGCAGATGGGTGTGACCGAGTGGTCTGTCAACGGCTCGCCCATCGACACGCTGCGGGAGATCCTGAAGAAGAAGGCCAAGCCGTGCCTCATCAAGAAGGAGCCGCCAGCTGGAGACCTGGCTCCTGCCTTGGCTGAGGATGGGTCCCCCACAGTGGCCCCTGGGCCTGTGCAGTCCCCACTGCCATTGTCGCCCCTGGCTGGCCGGCCAGGCAAACCAGGAGCTGGGCCAGCCCAGGTTCCCCGGGAGCTCAGCCTGACACCCATCACCGGGGCCAAACCCTCAGCCACTGGCTACCTGAGCTCAGTGGCAGCCAAGCGGCCCCTGCAGGAGGACCGACTCCTCCCCGCAGAGGTCAAGGCCAAGACCTACATCCAGACTGAACTGCCCTTCAAGGCAAAGACCCTCCATGAGAAGACCTCCCACTCTT CCACCGAGGCCTGCTGCGAGCTCTGTGGCCTTTACTTTGAAAATCGCAAAGCCCTGGCCAGCCATGCACGGGCACACCTGCGGCAGTTTGGTGTGACAGAGTGGTGTGTCAACGGCTCGCCCATCGAGACGCTGAGCGAGTGGATCAAGCATCGGCCCCAGAAGGTGGGCGCCTACCGCAGTTACATCCAAGGCGGCCGCCCTTTTACCAAGAAGTTCCGAAGTGCTGGCCATGGCCGTGACAATGACAAGCGACCACCCCTGGGGCTGGCACCTGGGGGCCTGGCCTTGGTTGGCCGCAGTGCTGGGGGGGAGCCAGGGCCTGAGGCTGGCCGGGCAGCCGACAGCGGTGAGCGGCCTCTGGCAGCCAGCCCACCAGGCACTGTGAAGGCTGAGGAACATCAGCGGCAGAACATCAACA AATTTGAACGTCGACAAGCCCGTCCCCCAGATTCCACTGGGGTCCGGGGAAGTGAGGAGGCCAATGACTTGcatcagaagctggaagaggtgCGGCAACCTCCACCCCGAGTGCGGCCAGTCCCATCCTTGGTGCCCCGACCCCCTCAAACATCACTTGTCAAGTTTGTAGGCAACATCTACACCCTCAAGTGCAG GTTCTGTGAAGTGGAATTCCAGGGCCCCCTCTCCATCCAGGAAGAGTGGGTACGACACTTACAGCGGCACATCCTGGAGATGAATTTCTCCAAAGCAGACCCTGCACCTGAGGAGCCCCAAGCCCCACAGGCACAGACAGCAGCGGCAGAGGCACCCTAA
- the Wiz gene encoding protein Wiz isoform X14, whose protein sequence is MAEVAFLTGSPILASAKPSPVPPPPPIGSAAVANFDPGTFSLMRCDFCGAGFDTRAGLSSHARAHLRDFGITNWELTVSPINILQELLATSAAELPPSPLGREPGGPPGSFLTSRRPRLPLTVPFPPTWAEDPGPAYGDGLGSEENTMVAMDLGSPLLPKKSLPVPGALEQVASRLSSKVAAEVPHGSKQELPDLKAQSLTTCEVCGACFETRKGLSSHARSHLRQLGVAESESSGAPIDLLYELVKQKGLPDAPLGLPPGLTKKSNSPKELVSGATRPGLLALAKPLDAPAVNKAIKSPPGFSTKGLAHTPSSPLLKKAPLALTGSPTPKNPEDKSPQLSLSPRPTSPKAQWPQSEDEGPLNLTSGPEPARDIRCEFCGEFFENRKGLSSHARSHLRQMGVTEWYVNGSPIDTLREILKRRTQSRPGGPPHPPGPSPKSLAKVVGTGGPGSSLEARNPSDLHISPLAKKLPPPPGSPLGHSPAASPPPTARKMFPGLTATSLPKKLKPEQMRVEIKREMLPGALHGEPHPSEGPWGAPREDMTPLNLSSRAEPVRDIRCEFCGEFFENRKGLSSHARSHLRQMGVTEWSVNGSPIDTLREILKKKAKPCLIKKEPPAGDLAPALAEDGSPTVAPGPVQSPLPLSPLAGRPGKPGAGPAQVPRELSLTPITGAKPSATGYLSSVAAKRPLQEDRLLPAEVKAKTYIQTELPFKAKTLHEKTSHSSTEACCELCGLYFENRKALASHARAHLRQFGVTEWCVNGSPIETLSEWIKHRPQKVGAYRSYIQGGRPFTKKFRSAGHGRDNDKRPPLGLAPGGLALVGRSAGGEPGPEAGRAADSGERPLAASPPGTVKAEEHQRQNINKFERRQARPPDSTGVRGSEEANDLHQKLEEVRQPPPRVRPVPSLVPRPPQTSLVKFVGNIYTLKCRFCEVEFQGPLSIQEEWVRHLQRHILEMNFSKADPAPEEPQAPQAQTAAAEAP, encoded by the exons TGGCCAACTTTGATCCTGGCACCTTCAGCTTAATGCGCTGTGACTTCTGTGGGGCTGGGTTTGATACTCGGGCCGGTCTCTCCAGCCATGCCCGGGCCCACCTGCGTGACTTTGGCATCACCAACTGGGAGCTCACCGTCTCGCCCATCAACATCCTCCAGGAGCTGCTGGCCACCTCGGCTGCTGAGTTGCCCCCCAGTCCCCTGGGCCGAGAGCCTGGCGGGCCACCTGGCAGCTTCCTGACCTCCCGTCGGCCTCGCTTACCTCTTACCGTGCCCTTCCCACCCACCTGGGCTGAGGACCCTGGGCCAGCCTACGGAGATG GCCTGGGTTCTGAGGAAAACACAATGGTGGCCATGGACTTGGGTTCTCCCCTGCTTCCTAAGAAGAGCCTTCCTGTCCCTGGGGCCTTGGAGCAGGTGGCTAGTCGACTGAGCAGCAAAGTGGCCGCCGAGGTTCCTCATGGCAGCAAACAGGAGCTGCCGGACCTCAAGG CCCAGAGCCTGACCACCTGTGAGGTCTGCGGCGCCTGCTTTGAGACCCGCAAGGGCCTGTCCAGCCACGCACGTTCCCACCTGCGACAGCTGGGTGTAGCAGAGTCGGAGAGCAGTGGTGCCCCCATCGACCTCCTCTACGAGCTGGTGAAGCAGAAAGGCCTGCCTGATGCTCCCCTTGGGCTGCCCCCAGGCCTAACTAAGAAGTCCAACTCGCCGAAAGAATTGGTCTCTGGGGCTACCCGGCCAGGTCTGCTTGCCCTGGCCAAGCCCTTGGATGCCCCTGCTGTCAACAAAGCCATCAAGTCTCCTCCTGGCTTCTCGACTAAAGGCCTGGCCCACACACCCAGCTCTCCGCTCCTCAAGAAGGCACCGCTGGCCCTGACGGGTTCCCCTACCCCCAAGAATCCTGAGGACAAGAGCCCCCAGCTGTCCCTGAGCCCCCGGCCGACCTCCCCAAAGGCACAGTGGCCCCAGTCTGAGGACGAGGGGCCCCTGAATCTCA cctccggCCCAGAACCAGCTCGAGACATCCGCTGTGAGTTCTGTGGTGAGTTCTTCGAGAACCGCAAGGGTCTGTCGAGCCATGCACGTTCCCACCTGCGGCAGATGGGCGTGACTGAGTGGTACGTCAATGGTTCGCCCATCGACACACTGAGGGAGATCCTGAAGAGACGGACCCAGTCTCGGCCAGGTGGACCCCCCCACCCACCAGGGCCTAGCCCAAAATCCCTGGCAAAGGTGGTGGGCACCGGAGGCCCTGGCAGCTCATTAGAAGCCCGCAACCCTTCGGACCTTCACATCTCACCTCTGGCTAAGAAGTTGCCACCACCACCAGGCAGCCCCCTGGGCCACTCACCAgctgcctctcctcctcccacgGCCCGGAAGATGTTCCCAGGCCTGACAGCAACCTCCCTGCCTAAGAAGCTGAAGCCTGAACAAATGCGGGTGGAGATCAAGCGGGAGATGCTGCCAGGGGCCCTTCATGGGGAGCCGCACCCATCTGAGGGTCCCTGGGGGGCGCCGAGGGAAGACATGACACCCTTGAACCTGT CGTCCCGGGCAGAGCCGGTGCGCGACATCCGCTGCGAGTTCTGCGGTGAGTTCTTCGAGAACCGCAAGGGCCTGTCGAGCCATGCACGCTCCCATCTACGGCAGATGGGTGTGACCGAGTGGTCTGTCAACGGCTCGCCCATCGACACGCTGCGGGAGATCCTGAAGAAGAAGGCCAAGCCGTGCCTCATCAAGAAGGAGCCGCCAGCTGGAGACCTGGCTCCTGCCTTGGCTGAGGATGGGTCCCCCACAGTGGCCCCTGGGCCTGTGCAGTCCCCACTGCCATTGTCGCCCCTGGCTGGCCGGCCAGGCAAACCAGGAGCTGGGCCAGCCCAGGTTCCCCGGGAGCTCAGCCTGACACCCATCACCGGGGCCAAACCCTCAGCCACTGGCTACCTGAGCTCAGTGGCAGCCAAGCGGCCCCTGCAGGAGGACCGACTCCTCCCCGCAGAGGTCAAGGCCAAGACCTACATCCAGACTGAACTGCCCTTCAAGGCAAAGACCCTCCATGAGAAGACCTCCCACTCTT CCACCGAGGCCTGCTGCGAGCTCTGTGGCCTTTACTTTGAAAATCGCAAAGCCCTGGCCAGCCATGCACGGGCACACCTGCGGCAGTTTGGTGTGACAGAGTGGTGTGTCAACGGCTCGCCCATCGAGACGCTGAGCGAGTGGATCAAGCATCGGCCCCAGAAGGTGGGCGCCTACCGCAGTTACATCCAAGGCGGCCGCCCTTTTACCAAGAAGTTCCGAAGTGCTGGCCATGGCCGTGACAATGACAAGCGACCACCCCTGGGGCTGGCACCTGGGGGCCTGGCCTTGGTTGGCCGCAGTGCTGGGGGGGAGCCAGGGCCTGAGGCTGGCCGGGCAGCCGACAGCGGTGAGCGGCCTCTGGCAGCCAGCCCACCAGGCACTGTGAAGGCTGAGGAACATCAGCGGCAGAACATCAACA AATTTGAACGTCGACAAGCCCGTCCCCCAGATTCCACTGGGGTCCGGGGAAGTGAGGAGGCCAATGACTTGcatcagaagctggaagaggtgCGGCAACCTCCACCCCGAGTGCGGCCAGTCCCATCCTTGGTGCCCCGACCCCCTCAAACATCACTTGTCAAGTTTGTAGGCAACATCTACACCCTCAAGTGCAG GTTCTGTGAAGTGGAATTCCAGGGCCCCCTCTCCATCCAGGAAGAGTGGGTACGACACTTACAGCGGCACATCCTGGAGATGAATTTCTCCAAAGCAGACCCTGCACCTGAGGAGCCCCAAGCCCCACAGGCACAGACAGCAGCGGCAGAGGCACCCTAA
- the Wiz gene encoding protein Wiz isoform X11 has protein sequence MAASTAQCRVTKAESKAAAGPRAGAARERAPTGAPPPCPPSPGPVTLPAPPPPPPPPPLPPPPPRDGPKAEPEPGPGPAPPPGLGSEENTMVAMDLGSPLLPKKSLPVPGALEQVASRLSSKVAAEVPHGSKQELPDLKAQSLTTCEVCGACFETRKGLSSHARSHLRQLGVAESESSGAPIDLLYELVKQKGLPDAPLGLPPGLTKKSNSPKELVSGATRPGLLALAKPLDAPAVNKAIKSPPGFSTKGLAHTPSSPLLKKAPLALTGSPTPKNPEDKSPQLSLSPRPTSPKAQWPQSEDEGPLNLTLDSDGGRELDCQLCGAWFETRKGLSSHARAHLRHLGVSDPDAKGSPIDVLHGLIRRDGVQIRLPPGRGALAQLGRPPPASAALSLLPPPPPAKKAKLKAAGTASPWGKQDLSAAAAAGIFWASDVEPSPLNLSSGPEPARDIRCEFCGEFFENRKGLSSHARSHLRQMGVTEWYVNGSPIDTLREILKRRTQSRPGGPPHPPGPSPKSLAKVVGTGGPGSSLEARNPSDLHISPLAKKLPPPPGSPLGHSPAASPPPTARKMFPGLTATSLPKKLKPEQMRVEIKREMLPGALHGEPHPSEGPWGAPREDMTPLNLSSRAEPVRDIRCEFCGEFFENRKGLSSHARSHLRQMGVTEWSVNGSPIDTLREILKKKAKPCLIKKEPPAGDLAPALAEDGSPTVAPGPVQSPLPLSPLAGRPGKPGAGPAQVPRELSLTPITGAKPSATGYLSSVAAKRPLQEDRLLPAEVKAKTYIQTELPFKAKTLHEKTSHSSTEACCELCGLYFENRKALASHARAHLRQFGVTEWCVNGSPIETLSEWIKHRPQKVGAYRSYIQGGRPFTKKFRSAGHGRDNDKRPPLGLAPGGLALVGRSAGGEPGPEAGRAADSGERPLAASPPGTVKAEEHQRQNINKFERRQARPPDSTGVRGSEEANDLHQKLEEVRQPPPRVRPVPSLVPRPPQTSLVKFVGNIYTLKCRFCEVEFQGPLSIQEEWVRHLQRHILEMNFSKADPAPEEPQAPQAQTAAAEAP, from the exons ATGGCCGCCTCCACCGCCCAGTGCCGAGTGACAAAAGCGGAGAGCAAAGCGGCGGCGGGGCCGCGCGCGGGGGCCGCCCGGGAGCGCGCGCCCACGGGGGCGCCCCCGCCCTGCCCCCCGAGCCCGGGCCCCGTGACCCTGccggcgccgccgccgccgccgcccccacccccgctgccgccgccgccgccgcgggaCGGGCCCAAGGCCGAGCCGGAGCCGGGGCCCGGGCCCGCGCCCCCGCCGG GCCTGGGTTCTGAGGAAAACACAATGGTGGCCATGGACTTGGGTTCTCCCCTGCTTCCTAAGAAGAGCCTTCCTGTCCCTGGGGCCTTGGAGCAGGTGGCTAGTCGACTGAGCAGCAAAGTGGCCGCCGAGGTTCCTCATGGCAGCAAACAGGAGCTGCCGGACCTCAAGG CCCAGAGCCTGACCACCTGTGAGGTCTGCGGCGCCTGCTTTGAGACCCGCAAGGGCCTGTCCAGCCACGCACGTTCCCACCTGCGACAGCTGGGTGTAGCAGAGTCGGAGAGCAGTGGTGCCCCCATCGACCTCCTCTACGAGCTGGTGAAGCAGAAAGGCCTGCCTGATGCTCCCCTTGGGCTGCCCCCAGGCCTAACTAAGAAGTCCAACTCGCCGAAAGAATTGGTCTCTGGGGCTACCCGGCCAGGTCTGCTTGCCCTGGCCAAGCCCTTGGATGCCCCTGCTGTCAACAAAGCCATCAAGTCTCCTCCTGGCTTCTCGACTAAAGGCCTGGCCCACACACCCAGCTCTCCGCTCCTCAAGAAGGCACCGCTGGCCCTGACGGGTTCCCCTACCCCCAAGAATCCTGAGGACAAGAGCCCCCAGCTGTCCCTGAGCCCCCGGCCGACCTCCCCAAAGGCACAGTGGCCCCAGTCTGAGGACGAGGGGCCCCTGAATCTCA CTTTAGATAGTGACGGGGGCAGAGAGCTGGACTGCCAGCTGTGTGGTGCCTGGTTTGAGACCCGCAAGGGCCTGTCCAGCCACGCCCGTGCCCACCTGCGCCACCTGGGCGTCAGCGACCCGGACGCCAAGGGATCCCCCATAGACGTGCTCCACGGGCTCATCAGGAGGGACGGCGTCCAGATCCGCCTCCCACCCGGGCGCGGAGCCCTGGCCCAGCTGGGGCGGCCTCCTCCCGCCTCTGCGGCCCTCTCCTTGCTCCCCCCCCCACCGCCGGCCAAGAAGGCCAAGCTGAAGGCCGCGGGTACGGCCAGCCCCTGGGGGAAGCAGGACCTCTCGGCCGCCGCAGCCGCCGGCATTTTCTGGGCCTCTGATGTGGAGCCATCTCCTCTCAACCTCT cctccggCCCAGAACCAGCTCGAGACATCCGCTGTGAGTTCTGTGGTGAGTTCTTCGAGAACCGCAAGGGTCTGTCGAGCCATGCACGTTCCCACCTGCGGCAGATGGGCGTGACTGAGTGGTACGTCAATGGTTCGCCCATCGACACACTGAGGGAGATCCTGAAGAGACGGACCCAGTCTCGGCCAGGTGGACCCCCCCACCCACCAGGGCCTAGCCCAAAATCCCTGGCAAAGGTGGTGGGCACCGGAGGCCCTGGCAGCTCATTAGAAGCCCGCAACCCTTCGGACCTTCACATCTCACCTCTGGCTAAGAAGTTGCCACCACCACCAGGCAGCCCCCTGGGCCACTCACCAgctgcctctcctcctcccacgGCCCGGAAGATGTTCCCAGGCCTGACAGCAACCTCCCTGCCTAAGAAGCTGAAGCCTGAACAAATGCGGGTGGAGATCAAGCGGGAGATGCTGCCAGGGGCCCTTCATGGGGAGCCGCACCCATCTGAGGGTCCCTGGGGGGCGCCGAGGGAAGACATGACACCCTTGAACCTGT CGTCCCGGGCAGAGCCGGTGCGCGACATCCGCTGCGAGTTCTGCGGTGAGTTCTTCGAGAACCGCAAGGGCCTGTCGAGCCATGCACGCTCCCATCTACGGCAGATGGGTGTGACCGAGTGGTCTGTCAACGGCTCGCCCATCGACACGCTGCGGGAGATCCTGAAGAAGAAGGCCAAGCCGTGCCTCATCAAGAAGGAGCCGCCAGCTGGAGACCTGGCTCCTGCCTTGGCTGAGGATGGGTCCCCCACAGTGGCCCCTGGGCCTGTGCAGTCCCCACTGCCATTGTCGCCCCTGGCTGGCCGGCCAGGCAAACCAGGAGCTGGGCCAGCCCAGGTTCCCCGGGAGCTCAGCCTGACACCCATCACCGGGGCCAAACCCTCAGCCACTGGCTACCTGAGCTCAGTGGCAGCCAAGCGGCCCCTGCAGGAGGACCGACTCCTCCCCGCAGAGGTCAAGGCCAAGACCTACATCCAGACTGAACTGCCCTTCAAGGCAAAGACCCTCCATGAGAAGACCTCCCACTCTT CCACCGAGGCCTGCTGCGAGCTCTGTGGCCTTTACTTTGAAAATCGCAAAGCCCTGGCCAGCCATGCACGGGCACACCTGCGGCAGTTTGGTGTGACAGAGTGGTGTGTCAACGGCTCGCCCATCGAGACGCTGAGCGAGTGGATCAAGCATCGGCCCCAGAAGGTGGGCGCCTACCGCAGTTACATCCAAGGCGGCCGCCCTTTTACCAAGAAGTTCCGAAGTGCTGGCCATGGCCGTGACAATGACAAGCGACCACCCCTGGGGCTGGCACCTGGGGGCCTGGCCTTGGTTGGCCGCAGTGCTGGGGGGGAGCCAGGGCCTGAGGCTGGCCGGGCAGCCGACAGCGGTGAGCGGCCTCTGGCAGCCAGCCCACCAGGCACTGTGAAGGCTGAGGAACATCAGCGGCAGAACATCAACA AATTTGAACGTCGACAAGCCCGTCCCCCAGATTCCACTGGGGTCCGGGGAAGTGAGGAGGCCAATGACTTGcatcagaagctggaagaggtgCGGCAACCTCCACCCCGAGTGCGGCCAGTCCCATCCTTGGTGCCCCGACCCCCTCAAACATCACTTGTCAAGTTTGTAGGCAACATCTACACCCTCAAGTGCAG GTTCTGTGAAGTGGAATTCCAGGGCCCCCTCTCCATCCAGGAAGAGTGGGTACGACACTTACAGCGGCACATCCTGGAGATGAATTTCTCCAAAGCAGACCCTGCACCTGAGGAGCCCCAAGCCCCACAGGCACAGACAGCAGCGGCAGAGGCACCCTAA